The Magnolia sinica isolate HGM2019 chromosome 9, MsV1, whole genome shotgun sequence sequence GAGAAGATGGTCAACTGATTCTTCTTCCCCCATACAACAAAAGAAGATGTTTATTAAAACCATTCCCCTTTTTCTTAGATTGTCAACCGTCAGGATTTTTCttttcccatccaatcatccaaggcGACATGGTGAGACATAAGATCTCCTGGAGAGTTGTGGTTGTAGAGGAGTAGCTTGTATAGGGATTTGACTGTAAATAGAAGGGATTTTTCCACTCTCCATATGATCCTGTCTGCCTTTAACtgatttgggcttgattcctgcACGCAGCCAAGCAGATTCACAAAATCTTTTATCTCCCAGTCTTCAAGATTCCTTCCACAGTCTTACCATTCATAATCGAGTAGCAGTCAGCAACACAGATAATAATAATGACGCCAACCATTTACACTTTCTtagggctcactgtgatatttattttccatctaacctgttcatgggGTCACATAGTACACAAAATTCCTGTCCACCAATGTGTACAAGTCTAACAGACAATCCAAATATTTGATGCAGATTTCAATGAGCCAAAATACAACTATGCCCATGGAAAGGTTCTCGTACACTTAGTACACTAAATCATTACTCTTTAAGTTATCATTTGAGCTGAACTATGGTGTTTATGGCTATTAACATACACATCTAATGTTCCCATGGTATGATATTCTTATCCTAATGCATGTGTTAGCCTAAGTATCGAGTCATACAATTCTAATTGCATGCGTTTATAATTACGATTACCCTCATGTGTATATACCATTATTCAAGAATTCAATAATACCATTTAATCCAGCTCCTTCAACCACTCATTGTGGTATCTGCAGGTTCAGGGCTAACTACTTTTCGAAACCATCTAGTCTTGGTGCACATGCcgtaaaaatgaaaaagatagtTTGAACGGCCACAAAATTTTGCTTGTTCCACTCTCTGGGAAATCATTCCCATGTGGGATAAGGTGCCTCAGTCCACATTGTTTATTGGCCCTGATACAGGAACCCCGGTTGAAAAAAGAGAACCAAGTACTGTCAATGGCCAAGGAAAAAGAGAAGTATATGGGACCTTTTGGATGAATAATTGATATTTGGTGCTTAGCCCACCAATCATTTTTGTGTGCTTGGGCCTCTGAGATGAGTGGTTCTAAACCATGGAATGCATGAACATAGAATGTGGACCATTCTCAAATTTTCCTGACCGTCTGTTACATTTGTACACCTATGACCAAATTAACTTAGGGATCCACGTCGTCCAACATCATGTACAGCTTGCAAGTAAAGCATCAACACCCAGAATTTCTCTACTCTTGAAAATAGCTTAATCCTTATGTGATATTGAAATTGATGTGCATggaatttagggcatgtttgattttcgagtgaaatggtaaatgcagcgtaaaaaagtaataattactccaacttacctgatttgactacttactttttcGAGTGGATGGACAATACGAATataaccatacatcacggtggcccctcagagacCCTGACTGTACTCAGTTGGCGACACCAGGGAGCAGGGGTAGTTCCCAACCCCGCATCCTTCCTCCAAacgagaaatcggattgcgtactgagttactcagtgtcAGTATGGCTCTGATAGTAAACTCTGGTGGGCCTACAATGAATgtaagtggtttatccacaccgtccatccatttttcagatcattttaggggttgagcccaaattgaagcttatccaaagctcaagtagaccatatcaaaggaaacaatggatttctaccattgaaaccttgctaggccctacagtgatatttatttgtcatccaaccttctcataagatcacacaaacatggatgaatggaaaataaaaatataagcttgatccaaaacttctttggcccccaagaaattttcaatccgtaggcattcaattcaagctgtttcctgtggtgtccaTTTTAGCTTTTTATATGCTTCCGTTATGGGATAAGGCACTAAAATCATCTtgtaaaatgtatggatggattggataaaatacataaatcatagtagaccccacagagtttgctcagtaccaccgcactgagttactcagtagcgCCTCGCCTCAACGATGGCTACGAAAGATACACGTTCATCCCATCCAACTAAAATGTCTAAGCCGAACTTACAATTTATATTATGAATAAAGGGAAAGTGGGCCCTACTCTGTCCACATTTTGGTACGCGTGGGCCTGTTTTTTGAGATAAGGGCATCGACAAAGGGGTGGCCACCGAACGAGTGAATCTTATCTTTGTTAATCTAATCAGAGCCATGCACTCATCAGACAATCATGATACCAAAGATGAATTTCCTAAAAGAATCAGGCCCACCTGAATCTGATATTCAAATGGGCACACATGCATATTCTATCAATTATTCATTTTCTACGGAATTGTCTCAGCAGCCCAACGCGTGAGACACGCTATCTACAAGGTGTCAACAGTCCCATGAGTGGTTCGATGTTTCACACGTGTGGCACTAGTATGGTTGGAAACCGAGTGGAAAGCTCTTCACTTGTGTCTGTCTATAAATATTGACCTCAAACTCTCTTTTCCTACATATCCCAATGGCTCTCATCTCTTCAAAAAACCcatcatttctcatcttcttcgTTATCTTGTTTTCCTTCCTTCTCCCATCTTCTGTCTTTGCAACTACTCAAAAATGCATTCAAGAACACTTCTCTGCCTTACTTCACTTAAAGAATGGCTTTCACTTCTCTTCCTACAGCCTCTCTACTCTCTCCTCATGGAATTCAAACAATACCGATTGCTGCTCTTGGGAAGGCATCACGTGTGATGGAGCAACTGGTCACGTCGTCACACTCGACCTCAGTAGACTGGGTATCTCTGGTCGGATTGATTCTGAAAGCCTCTTTAGGCTTCGGAGCCTCCAGACGCTCAACCTCGCTTACAATGCGTTTGCTGCCTCTCCAATCCCTCctgggtttgaccagctcaccagtttgacccatctcaacctctcttCTTTGAGATTCTATGGCCAAATCCCGCTGGAAATCTCCCGCTTGACCAGTTTGGTTTCTCTTGATCTTTCTTACACTTACTATAGAAATGATTCTAGAATTCTACCCttgaaactcgaaaacccaaacatTGGAATACTCGTCCAAAACCTGTCGAGTCTGAGAGAACTGTATCTCTTCCGTATAAATATCTCAGTGCAGGGAAGTGAGTGGGGCCCAGCCTTATTCTTGTCACTCCCTCGTCTCCGCAAGTTAAGGTTAGTAGCTTGTGGTCTTTCAGGCTCCATCTATTCTCCTCTTTCACAGCTCTATTTTTTATCTGAACTAGACCTCAGTGCAAAcaatctctcctctgcagtgcccagcttcccagGGAGTCTCCGCAAGTTAAGGTTACTAGCTTGTGACCTGTCAGGCTCCATCTATTCTcccctttcacagctccatttcttatctgaactcgacctcagctataacaatctctcctctgcagtgcccagcttcccagGGAGTCTCCGCAAGTTGATCTTACGGGCGTGTGGTCTTTCAGGCTCTAtctattcttccctttcacagctccatttcttatctgaactcgacctaCTTGGAAACAATCTCTCCTCCACAGTGCCCAGCTTCCCAGGGAGTCTCCGCAAGTTGATCTTATATAATTGTGGTCTTTCAGGCTCCAtctattcttccctttcacagctccatttcttatctgaacttgACCTCGGTCAAAACAATCTCTCTTCTGTGCTGCCCAACTTCATAGGGAACTTTTCTTCTGTAACGGTACTAGGCCTTGAAAATTGCAGCCTGTCTGGATCCTTACCATCCTTCCTTGTGAACCTCAGCAAACTAGAGCACCTGGATCTTTCATTCAATAGTTTCAGCGGCCCAATTCCTTCTTCTTATGGAAACCAGCTTCTTAATCTCAAAAAGATCATCTTGTGGAATAATTTGCTTAATGGGACCATTCCGTCATCATTGTTTTCACTCCCATCATTACAGTACCTGGATCTTGAAGGTAACAAGCTGGGTGGTCGGCTTGACATTATCTACAATGCCTCCTCTACACAGTTGGAGGTCATTTTTTTGAATCGCAACAACTTTCAGGGAATGGTGCCAAGCTTTATCTTTAAATTTATGAAGCTTAGAATCATTTacctttctttcaacaatttcagcGGTGTTGTGGAGCTAGAATCATTTCAAAAATTCGTgaacctctcatctcttgatctttcagaaaacaatctgtCAGTCAAAGACGGTGGTGGTAACTCCAACTTTATCTCCTTCCCCCAAATCAGATCACTATCCTTGCGTTCTTGTAACATTAGCAAATTTCCAAATTTCTTACGAAATCAAGATATGATGGGAGAGCTAGATCTTTCAAACAATAGAATCAGTGGTGAAATACCCAAATGGATATGGAAGGTTGGGAGTGGGACTTTAGTTTATTTAAATCTTTCTCGCAATGCTCTGCAGAGAATAGAACCACCATTTCTCCATGTTTCGTTCAGTGACCGGGTTGCTCTTGACCTTAGCTTTAACAAGCTAGAAGGCTCACTTCCGATCCCGCCACCCTcaacttctttcttctctctttcaaaCAATAGTTTTAGTGGTGAAATCCCTGTGTCAATTTGCAACACAACATCCCTTGAAGCCCTCGATCTATCCAGAAACCGGTTCAGTGGTTGGATTCCACAATGTCTTGGTGAAGTCAGTGATGGCCTCAAGGTGCTAAATCTCCAAGGGAATGCATTTAGCGGAACATTGCttcaaacattcaaaaagggATGCAATCTGCAAACAGTTGATCTTAGCGAAAATCAATTAGAAGGCCAAGTGCCGAGGTCTTTGGCTAATTGTACAATGTTGGAGGTATTAAATCTTGGAAACAATCAAATAAGTGATGCCTTCCCTTCATGGGTGGAAGCTTTGTCCCAGCTGCGTGTTCTTGTCTTGAAATCTAACAAATTTC is a genomic window containing:
- the LOC131255709 gene encoding receptor-like protein 7 encodes the protein MALISSKNPSFLIFFVILFSFLLPSSVFATTQKCIQEHFSALLHLKNGFHFSSYSLSTLSSWNSNNTDCCSWEGITCDGATGHVVTLDLSRLGISGRIDSESLFRLRSLQTLNLAYNAFAASPIPPGFDQLTSLTHLNLSSLRFYGQIPLEISRLTSLVSLDLSYTYYRNDSRILPLKLENPNIGILVQNLSSLRELYLFRINISVQGSEWGPALFLSLPRLRKLRLLACDLSGSIYSPLSQLHFLSELDLSYNNLSSAVPSFPGSLRKLILRACGLSGSIYSSLSQLHFLSELDLLGNNLSSTVPSFPGSLRKLILYNCGLSGSIYSSLSQLHFLSELDLGQNNLSSVLPNFIGNFSSVTVLGLENCSLSGSLPSFLVNLSKLEHLDLSFNSFSGPIPSSYGNQLLNLKKIILWNNLLNGTIPSSLFSLPSLQYLDLEGNKLGGRLDIIYNASSTQLEVIFLNRNNFQGMVPSFIFKFMKLRIIYLSFNNFSGVVELESFQKFVNLSSLDLSENNLSVKDGGGNSNFISFPQIRSLSLRSCNISKFPNFLRNQDMMGELDLSNNRISGEIPKWIWKVGSGTLVYLNLSRNALQRIEPPFLHVSFSDRVALDLSFNKLEGSLPIPPPSTSFFSLSNNSFSGEIPVSICNTTSLEALDLSRNRFSGWIPQCLGEVSDGLKVLNLQGNAFSGTLLQTFKKGCNLQTVDLSENQLEGQVPRSLANCTMLEVLNLGNNQISDAFPSWVEALSQLRVLVLKSNKFHGRIILPQSNQSFPMLQIIDLSSNRFTGVLPSNIFLSWKAMIVEDKSQSKFLGRSLNSSRGEVYYQDTVTVVIKGLERELTKILTIFTAIDLSNNSFQGDIPESIRILKSLRLLNLSGNGFTGQIPTSLENLRVLESLDLSRNNISGEIPWQLTKLTFLSMLNLSQNQLVGSIPQIKQFSTFTDNSFEGNLGLCGPPLLRKCISTPSVMLTFEETASELDWKFMWIGFGVGYGVGMGVLCWTLTLWATGRKEYNKFIDRMFLLIFSSTIFSLKR